In a single window of the Melioribacteraceae bacterium genome:
- the hemH gene encoding ferrochelatase, with the protein MNNKTAVILFNLGGPDSLDAVQPFLENLFNDPDIFKLPFQKSLARFISKKRAPKVAEEYKLIGGKSPIGHWTELQRKMLEEKLRVKNNDIHVFTAMRYWHPLTEEIVKQISQINYDKIILLPLYPQFSISTTGSSFNEWKRYYKGDDSKLRYINSYFKNDKYIGAINQRIDESLEKFPADVKTNVQLVFSAHGTPQSYIKKGDPYLCEIMTCVDEVMKARNHSHDHHLCFQSKVGPMKWLEPSTDKMIEELASHGKKDLLIIPISFVSDHVETLFELDIEYRHIADECGINNYIVMQGLNDSQLFIDALAELVEKEL; encoded by the coding sequence TTGAATAACAAAACGGCTGTTATATTATTTAATCTGGGTGGTCCCGACTCACTTGATGCGGTTCAGCCATTTTTAGAAAATCTTTTTAACGACCCCGATATATTCAAGTTACCATTTCAAAAATCTCTGGCAAGATTTATTTCAAAAAAAAGAGCACCTAAAGTTGCGGAAGAGTATAAACTGATTGGGGGGAAATCCCCTATTGGGCACTGGACTGAACTTCAGCGTAAAATGCTGGAAGAAAAGTTGAGAGTAAAAAATAATGACATTCATGTTTTTACAGCTATGCGATATTGGCATCCTCTTACTGAAGAAATAGTTAAGCAGATTTCTCAGATAAATTACGATAAAATAATACTACTCCCCCTGTACCCCCAATTTTCAATCTCTACCACCGGTTCTTCTTTTAATGAATGGAAAAGATATTACAAAGGTGATGATTCAAAACTTCGATATATTAATTCATACTTTAAAAATGATAAATATATTGGAGCAATAAATCAGCGTATTGATGAATCTTTAGAGAAATTTCCAGCAGATGTAAAAACAAATGTTCAATTAGTATTTAGTGCTCATGGAACTCCTCAAAGCTACATAAAAAAGGGGGATCCATATTTATGCGAAATTATGACATGCGTAGATGAAGTAATGAAAGCCCGAAATCATTCCCACGATCATCATCTTTGTTTTCAGAGTAAAGTTGGGCCCATGAAATGGCTTGAGCCCTCAACAGATAAAATGATTGAGGAACTGGCATCTCATGGCAAAAAGGATTTGCTGATTATTCCAATAAGTTTTGTGTCGGATCATGTTGAGACTTTATTTGAGCTGGATATTGAGTACCGGCATATTGCCGATGAGTGTGGGATAAATAATTATATCGTAATGCAAGGGTTGAATGATTCACAATTATTTATTGATGCGCTAGCTGAGTTAGTAGAAAAAGAATTGTAG
- a CDS encoding M3 family metallopeptidase: protein MKSKLVLLIIFLFCSIISAQGNRDMNNPFFKNWDTPFGTPPFNEIKLEHYLPAFNEGIKELLGEIAAVAENNNTPTFSNTIEALEKSGQLLTNVRRVFDNLNSVITNDEMQKIALQAAPLLSKINDDIYLNPKLFSRIKSLNQKKDELNLNPEQKKLLGDLYKSFVLGGANLSDSEKDKLRNINEELSILFVKFSDNILKETNSVGLVIDNKDDLKGLPESVIQGAAETANNKGLTGKWAFTLQRASWTPFLQYSDKRELREKLYKAYINRGNNNNENDTKSLINKIVNLRIQKANLLGFKDFSSLALDRAMAKNSKNVTSFLNQLWTPAIKRATAEVTDMQKIIDNENGGFKLMPWDWWYYSEKVKKEKYDLDETMLRPYFKLENVVEGVFTLTSKLFGLKYVERNDIQIYHPDVKVYEVQEANGKHIGILYTDYFPRETKSSGAWMSEFRSQSNMDGKFISPVIYNCGNFSKPTTDKPALLSIDEVKTLFHEFGHGLHGLLSNVTYPGVSGTNVARDFVELPSQIMENWATEPEMLKLYAKHYQTGEVIPQDLIDKLNNAGLFNQGFETVEYLAASLLDMDWHTLTSQNEFNVENFEKESLSKMGIIKEINSRYQSTNFLHIFSSDGYASGYYSYIWAAVLDADAFEAFKETSLFDQKNAYAYRKYILEKGGSEEPMELYKKFRGREPKIDALLNRRGLN, encoded by the coding sequence ATGAAATCCAAATTAGTTTTGTTAATAATATTTTTATTTTGTTCAATTATTAGTGCGCAGGGAAACAGAGACATGAATAATCCATTTTTCAAGAACTGGGATACACCTTTTGGTACACCTCCTTTTAATGAGATTAAACTAGAACATTACCTACCTGCTTTTAATGAAGGTATAAAGGAATTATTAGGGGAGATTGCGGCAGTAGCAGAAAATAATAATACTCCAACATTTTCAAATACAATTGAAGCTCTTGAGAAAAGTGGTCAGCTACTCACAAATGTTCGACGAGTGTTCGATAATCTAAACTCTGTTATCACAAATGATGAAATGCAGAAGATTGCACTCCAAGCCGCACCATTGTTATCAAAAATTAATGATGATATTTATCTCAATCCCAAACTTTTCAGTAGAATAAAATCACTTAATCAGAAGAAGGATGAGCTAAATTTAAATCCGGAACAAAAAAAGTTATTAGGCGATTTGTACAAGAGTTTTGTTTTAGGCGGAGCTAATCTTTCCGATTCTGAAAAAGATAAATTGAGAAATATTAATGAAGAGCTTTCCATTTTGTTTGTAAAATTCAGCGACAATATTCTGAAGGAAACAAACTCAGTTGGATTGGTTATTGATAATAAAGATGATTTAAAAGGATTACCTGAATCGGTTATTCAAGGTGCGGCTGAAACAGCTAATAATAAAGGCCTAACTGGCAAGTGGGCATTTACATTACAGCGTGCGAGTTGGACTCCATTTCTTCAATATTCAGATAAACGGGAATTACGAGAAAAACTCTACAAAGCATACATCAATAGAGGTAATAATAACAATGAAAATGATACTAAATCACTAATAAATAAAATTGTAAATCTTCGCATTCAAAAAGCTAATCTTCTCGGTTTCAAAGATTTTTCATCACTGGCACTCGATAGAGCAATGGCCAAAAATTCAAAAAACGTTACCAGTTTTTTGAACCAACTTTGGACTCCTGCAATTAAAAGGGCAACTGCCGAAGTGACGGATATGCAGAAGATTATTGATAATGAAAATGGCGGATTTAAATTGATGCCATGGGATTGGTGGTACTATTCCGAAAAAGTTAAAAAAGAAAAATATGATCTTGATGAAACCATGCTGCGCCCCTACTTTAAATTAGAAAACGTTGTTGAGGGGGTATTCACTCTTACTTCCAAACTCTTTGGATTAAAATATGTCGAAAGAAATGATATTCAGATTTATCACCCGGATGTGAAGGTCTATGAAGTACAGGAAGCAAATGGAAAACATATCGGTATTCTTTACACGGATTATTTCCCAAGAGAAACAAAATCAAGCGGTGCATGGATGTCGGAGTTTAGATCACAATCAAATATGGATGGGAAATTTATTAGTCCGGTAATTTATAATTGCGGAAATTTTTCAAAACCAACAACTGATAAGCCTGCTCTACTTAGTATTGACGAAGTGAAAACTTTATTTCATGAATTTGGGCACGGGTTACATGGACTGCTTTCAAATGTTACATACCCTGGTGTTTCCGGAACAAACGTAGCCCGTGATTTTGTTGAGCTACCGTCTCAAATCATGGAGAACTGGGCTACAGAACCAGAAATGTTGAAATTGTACGCCAAACATTATCAAACGGGTGAAGTAATACCTCAGGATTTAATTGACAAGTTAAACAATGCTGGTTTGTTCAATCAAGGGTTTGAAACAGTAGAATATCTAGCCGCTTCTCTACTCGATATGGATTGGCATACATTAACCTCTCAAAATGAATTTAACGTTGAAAACTTTGAAAAAGAATCACTTAGTAAAATGGGTATAATAAAAGAAATTAATTCACGTTATCAGAGCACCAATTTTCTTCATATTTTTTCAAGCGATGGATATGCTTCGGGATATTACAGCTACATATGGGCGGCAGTGCTTGATGCCGACGCGTTTGAGGCATTTAAGGAAACATCTTTGTTCGATCAAAAAAATGCATATGCATACCGCAAGTATATTCTTGAAAAAGGTGGAAGTGAAGAACCAATGGAATTATATAAAAAATTTAGAGGAAGAGAACCAAAGATTGATGCGCTTCTTAACCGTCGCGGATTAAATTAA
- a CDS encoding beta-lactamase family protein — MKKLGFSFLMIIVLFVNSFAQKNQSGQLKYSSPSSQNFSIERLNRIDSVLQQHVNNKWCAGAVALVARNGKIVYHKALGYDDVDSKSLLKKDAIFRIASQTKAITSVGVMILYEEGKFLLDDQISKYIPDFNDLKVLDKFDVTDSSFTTVDPKREVTIRDLLTHTSGIGYPQIGSPEMNAIYAKLGIGGGIGTENTTLSEQMEKLTKAPLFHQPGERFTYGLNTDLLGYLIEVISGMSLDKFLAERIFNPLGMHDTYFIIPKEKQSRLATLYSEEKDKTLKKINPNSKANGLNINYPNNEKTYPSGGAGLSSTILDYSKFLQMLLNNGEYNGKRILSRNTVRMMTMNQIGDLSISRATNKFGLGFEITTELGSSKFPNQIGSFNWGGIFSTSYWVDPKEKIVAQLYLQKYPNSYGDLHNKFKVLVYQAIND, encoded by the coding sequence ATGAAAAAGTTAGGCTTTTCATTTTTGATGATAATAGTCCTTTTTGTTAATTCCTTTGCACAAAAAAATCAAAGCGGACAATTAAAATATAGTTCCCCCTCTTCACAAAATTTTTCTATTGAAAGATTAAATAGAATTGATTCTGTATTACAACAACATGTAAACAATAAATGGTGCGCTGGTGCAGTTGCTTTAGTAGCAAGAAATGGCAAAATAGTTTACCACAAAGCTCTTGGCTATGATGATGTTGATTCAAAAAGTCTGTTGAAAAAAGATGCCATCTTTAGGATAGCCTCGCAAACAAAAGCAATTACAAGCGTTGGAGTAATGATACTTTATGAAGAGGGAAAATTTTTACTGGATGACCAGATTTCTAAATATATCCCCGATTTCAATGATTTGAAGGTGCTCGATAAATTTGATGTTACTGACTCTTCATTCACAACTGTTGACCCAAAACGGGAAGTTACAATACGAGATTTATTAACCCACACCTCAGGTATTGGGTATCCGCAAATCGGTTCACCTGAAATGAATGCAATTTACGCAAAACTGGGTATTGGCGGTGGGATTGGTACGGAGAATACAACTCTTTCCGAGCAAATGGAAAAACTAACTAAAGCGCCATTATTTCATCAGCCGGGGGAACGTTTTACATACGGATTAAATACTGATCTACTTGGATATTTAATAGAAGTGATTTCGGGAATGAGTTTAGATAAATTTTTGGCAGAAAGAATATTTAATCCACTTGGGATGCATGATACATACTTTATAATTCCTAAAGAAAAGCAGAGTAGATTAGCAACATTATACTCGGAAGAAAAAGATAAAACATTGAAGAAAATTAATCCCAACTCTAAAGCAAATGGTTTGAATATTAATTACCCAAATAATGAGAAGACTTATCCATCAGGTGGTGCTGGTTTATCATCAACTATTTTAGATTATTCCAAATTTCTGCAAATGCTTTTGAATAATGGGGAGTACAACGGTAAAAGAATATTGAGCCGAAATACAGTGCGAATGATGACTATGAATCAAATTGGGGACTTGTCAATTAGCAGAGCTACAAACAAATTTGGTTTAGGTTTTGAAATTACTACTGAATTAGGGAGCTCAAAATTTCCTAATCAAATTGGGTCTTTTAATTGGGGCGGAATTTTTAGTACTTCATACTGGGTTGATCCTAAAGAAAAAATTGTTGCACAGCTATACTTGCAAAAATATCCTAACAGTTATGGAGATCTTCATAATAAATTTAAGGTTTTAGTTTACCAGGCAATAAATGACTGA
- the hemG gene encoding protoporphyrinogen oxidase, with protein sequence MKKKVVILGAGISGLTTAYWLFKDGFDVTILEDRKEPGGSMQTRFEEGFLTDLGPNSGLETTPLIKQIVDEVGLTDKMIYASDSSNKRYILRNGQLHALPTSLPVFLSTKLFSLKGKLRLFAEPFIGKSDDGYYQSIAQFVTRRLGTEFFDYAIDPFVSGVFAGDPHKLSVKSAFPKLYRLEELYGGLVKGMFKGARERKKRNEKSKQSAKMFSFIDGMQSFPTAIAEKLKDKIHFESEVKSVERRDEKWIINYEHNNEVKEINADIVISTLPAVNVADVFGALDSELKNHLNQIYYPPVMVLYLGFKKSAVGQTLDGFGYLIPSKEKKTYLGAIWSSVIFPNRCSEENAAFTIFIGGARMSHLFEMQKDELIGKVISEFKSQMKISDNPIFLKEHLWHKAIPQYNLGYIEHENYFDKFEKEHPGLFVSGNFRGGISVGDCVKNSEIVFNKVKSFVTV encoded by the coding sequence TTGAAAAAAAAAGTTGTAATACTTGGTGCCGGTATTTCCGGTTTGACTACAGCATATTGGCTTTTTAAAGATGGATTTGATGTAACAATTCTCGAAGACCGTAAAGAACCGGGCGGTTCAATGCAAACAAGATTTGAAGAGGGTTTCCTCACAGATCTGGGACCAAACAGCGGATTGGAAACTACTCCCCTCATCAAACAAATTGTTGATGAAGTCGGTCTCACTGATAAGATGATTTATGCGAGTGATTCATCTAATAAAAGATATATTCTACGCAACGGACAACTTCACGCTCTTCCCACTTCATTACCGGTTTTTCTTTCTACAAAATTATTTTCATTGAAAGGAAAACTGAGGTTATTCGCTGAACCATTTATTGGGAAATCGGATGACGGTTATTATCAAAGCATTGCCCAATTTGTAACAAGAAGATTAGGAACCGAATTTTTTGATTATGCTATTGATCCATTTGTAAGTGGAGTATTTGCTGGGGATCCACATAAGTTAAGTGTAAAATCTGCATTCCCGAAATTGTACCGGCTTGAGGAACTTTACGGTGGTTTAGTAAAGGGAATGTTTAAAGGCGCTCGGGAAAGAAAAAAAAGAAATGAAAAGTCAAAGCAGAGCGCTAAAATGTTTTCATTCATTGATGGAATGCAATCCTTTCCAACGGCAATTGCAGAAAAGTTGAAAGATAAAATACATTTCGAGAGTGAAGTAAAGAGTGTAGAACGAAGAGATGAGAAGTGGATAATCAATTATGAGCATAATAATGAAGTGAAAGAAATTAATGCGGATATTGTAATTTCCACATTGCCTGCAGTTAATGTTGCCGACGTCTTTGGCGCTCTTGATTCTGAACTAAAGAACCACTTAAATCAAATTTATTATCCACCTGTAATGGTATTGTATCTCGGATTCAAAAAATCTGCAGTCGGACAAACACTCGACGGGTTTGGTTATCTAATTCCTTCAAAAGAAAAGAAAACTTATTTAGGTGCTATTTGGAGTTCGGTCATATTTCCAAACCGTTGTAGTGAAGAAAACGCGGCATTCACTATATTTATTGGTGGTGCGCGAATGTCTCATTTGTTTGAAATGCAAAAGGATGAATTAATCGGTAAAGTTATTAGTGAATTTAAATCACAGATGAAGATCAGTGATAATCCGATTTTCTTGAAAGAGCATTTATGGCATAAAGCTATTCCGCAATATAACTTAGGTTACATTGAGCACGAAAACTATTTTGATAAATTTGAAAAAGAGCACCCTGGACTATTTGTCAGCGGAAATTTTAGGGGTGGAATTTCTGTTGGCGATTGTGTGAAAAATTCTGAAATTGTCTTTAACAAAGTTAAATCTTTTGTTACAGTATAA
- the hemB gene encoding porphobilinogen synthase: MQNYPMQRLRRLRYNSIVRDMIRETTLSKNDLIYPLFVVPGEKLKKEVRSMPGVFQMSVDVIVEECKEVESLGIPAVIIFGIPEHKDEVGSGAYDPNGIVQQAVRAIKAGTKKLVVITDVCLCEYTSHGHCGVLNGEEILNDETVSLLAKEAVSHAQAGADIIAPSDMMDGRVQAIRKALDYKGFQNIPIMSYAVKYASGFYGPFRDAAESAPAFGDRRSHQMDISNALEALREAESDINEGADIIMVKPAGAYLDIIWRVKEKFGLPTAAYQVSGEYAMIKAAGINNWIDEERVMIESLIAIKRAGADMILTYFAKEAAKYIDRLSTK, translated from the coding sequence ATGCAGAACTATCCGATGCAAAGATTACGTAGATTGAGGTATAATTCTATAGTTCGCGATATGATTCGCGAAACAACACTTTCAAAAAATGATTTGATATATCCATTATTTGTTGTTCCAGGTGAAAAATTAAAGAAAGAAGTCCGCTCGATGCCGGGTGTATTTCAAATGTCGGTTGATGTTATTGTTGAAGAATGTAAAGAGGTTGAATCTCTCGGAATTCCAGCCGTTATAATTTTTGGAATTCCCGAACATAAAGATGAAGTTGGTTCCGGGGCATATGACCCCAACGGCATTGTTCAGCAAGCAGTCCGGGCAATAAAAGCCGGCACAAAAAAATTAGTTGTTATTACCGATGTGTGTTTGTGCGAATACACTTCTCACGGACATTGCGGAGTACTAAACGGGGAGGAAATATTAAATGATGAGACTGTCTCCCTTTTAGCCAAAGAAGCAGTATCACACGCTCAAGCCGGAGCTGATATAATTGCTCCATCCGATATGATGGACGGAAGAGTTCAGGCAATTAGAAAAGCATTGGATTACAAAGGATTTCAGAATATCCCGATTATGAGTTACGCTGTAAAATATGCTTCGGGATTTTATGGTCCATTCCGTGACGCCGCTGAATCGGCTCCCGCGTTCGGCGATAGAAGATCGCATCAAATGGATATCTCGAATGCGCTTGAAGCTCTGCGTGAAGCTGAAAGTGATATTAATGAGGGCGCAGATATAATAATGGTGAAACCCGCTGGCGCTTATCTGGATATTATTTGGAGAGTAAAAGAAAAGTTTGGTTTGCCGACAGCCGCCTATCAAGTTAGCGGTGAATACGCAATGATTAAAGCAGCTGGTATTAATAATTGGATTGATGAAGAACGTGTAATGATTGAATCGCTTATTGCAATAAAACGTGCCGGCGCTGATATGATTTTAACATACTTTGCCAAAGAAGCCGCCAAATATATTGATCGGCTTAGTACAAAATAA
- a CDS encoding PaaI family thioesterase: MIHKIVGKQHNSKLCFVCGLKNKFGIHAHFYVTESQELVALFTPSEEHQSYPGRLHGGIASAILDETIGRAILNRYEEEVWGVTIDLSVKFKKPLPLNEELKVIGRITNESSRMFEGTGEIILQNGDVAVTAFGKYMKVPLDKITDFDREENEWKIVELETDPKEIEI; the protein is encoded by the coding sequence ATGATTCATAAAATTGTGGGGAAGCAGCATAATTCCAAATTATGTTTTGTGTGCGGATTAAAAAATAAATTCGGGATTCACGCTCACTTTTATGTTACCGAAAGTCAAGAACTTGTGGCTTTATTTACCCCATCTGAGGAGCATCAAAGCTATCCGGGAAGATTGCATGGTGGAATTGCTTCAGCTATCTTGGATGAGACAATAGGCAGAGCAATATTAAACCGTTATGAGGAAGAAGTATGGGGTGTTACAATTGATCTCAGTGTAAAATTCAAAAAGCCTCTCCCTTTAAATGAGGAATTAAAAGTGATTGGAAGGATTACAAATGAGAGCAGTAGAATGTTTGAAGGTACTGGTGAAATCATCCTACAAAATGGAGATGTAGCGGTAACAGCATTTGGAAAATATATGAAAGTACCGCTCGATAAAATTACTGATTTCGATAGGGAAGAGAATGAATGGAAAATTGTTGAGCTTGAAACCGATCCAAAAGAAATAGAGATTTAA
- a CDS encoding DHCW motif cupin fold protein, which produces MEILNVPFTVVDWDNVEAEEHIGITGKAVWKVFKSGNIRVRMVEYTPGYFADHWCKKGHVILVLEGEMTTELKDGRKFITKKGCSYQVDDYDGEHRTYTESGVKLFIVD; this is translated from the coding sequence ATGGAAATTTTAAATGTTCCCTTTACTGTGGTTGATTGGGACAATGTAGAAGCTGAAGAACATATTGGGATTACCGGAAAAGCTGTGTGGAAAGTCTTTAAAAGTGGCAACATTCGTGTTAGAATGGTTGAATATACTCCCGGTTATTTTGCCGATCATTGGTGCAAAAAGGGGCATGTTATTTTAGTCCTTGAGGGAGAAATGACTACTGAACTAAAGGATGGCAGAAAATTTATTACCAAAAAAGGTTGCTCATATCAGGTTGATGATTACGATGGCGAACATAGAACATATACAGAATCCGGAGTAAAACTTTTTATCGTTGATTAA
- the hemL gene encoding glutamate-1-semialdehyde 2,1-aminomutase, whose translation MNTHKSEEVFAEAKKYIPGGVNSPVRAFKSVGGNPIFMKSGSGSKMTDVDGNEYIDYIGSWGPHLFGHNPQFIKDALLAAIEKGTSFGAPTEIEMKMAKLISELVPSIEMVRMVNSGTEATMSAIRAARGFTNKEKIIKFEGCYHGHGDFFLIKAGSGALTFGVPTSPGVTNGNAKDTLIAQFNDIDSVNKLFEQNKNEIAAVIIEPVVGNMGTVIPTQYFLNELRKLCTEENAVLIFDEVMTGFRLSKGGAQEIFGITPDLTTFGKIIGGGLPVGAYGGKKQIMEMVSPAGPVYQAGTLSGNPLAMNAGYAALSYIKNHPEIYTQLEKKSATIEKGFIDAMKASGKNYQLNRIGSMITLFFTESPVSNFSTAIKSDTNKYAKYFHEMLNSGIYLPPAQFEALFVSLAHSEEDIQKTIDAHTKAIKQI comes from the coding sequence ATGAATACCCATAAAAGTGAAGAGGTTTTTGCTGAAGCAAAAAAATATATTCCAGGAGGAGTTAATTCCCCGGTAAGAGCATTTAAATCTGTCGGTGGAAATCCAATATTTATGAAGAGCGGATCAGGATCCAAAATGACGGATGTAGATGGAAATGAGTATATAGATTACATCGGCAGCTGGGGACCACATTTATTCGGTCATAATCCTCAATTCATTAAAGATGCTTTATTGGCCGCAATTGAAAAGGGTACTAGCTTTGGTGCTCCAACAGAAATTGAAATGAAAATGGCAAAACTAATTTCTGAACTGGTCCCTTCAATCGAAATGGTGCGTATGGTTAATAGTGGAACTGAAGCTACAATGAGCGCGATCCGAGCCGCAAGAGGATTTACAAATAAAGAAAAGATTATAAAGTTTGAGGGATGCTACCATGGTCATGGTGATTTCTTTCTAATCAAAGCTGGCAGTGGTGCATTAACATTTGGTGTTCCAACTTCACCGGGTGTAACCAACGGCAATGCTAAAGATACTTTGATTGCTCAGTTTAATGATATTGATTCCGTGAATAAATTATTCGAACAGAATAAAAATGAAATTGCCGCAGTGATAATTGAACCGGTGGTTGGAAATATGGGAACAGTAATACCCACACAGTACTTTTTGAATGAACTTAGAAAATTATGTACAGAAGAAAATGCCGTTTTAATTTTTGATGAGGTGATGACCGGGTTTAGATTATCGAAAGGGGGCGCACAAGAAATATTTGGAATTACACCGGACTTAACAACTTTCGGAAAAATTATTGGTGGAGGGCTGCCAGTTGGAGCTTATGGAGGTAAAAAGCAAATTATGGAAATGGTATCTCCTGCTGGACCTGTTTATCAAGCTGGAACTTTAAGCGGTAACCCGCTGGCTATGAATGCTGGATATGCGGCATTGTCATATATTAAAAATCACCCCGAAATTTATACTCAACTGGAAAAAAAATCTGCAACAATTGAAAAGGGCTTTATTGATGCAATGAAAGCATCAGGTAAGAATTATCAATTAAACAGAATTGGGTCAATGATAACTCTCTTTTTTACAGAAAGTCCCGTATCAAATTTTAGCACCGCTATAAAATCAGATACAAACAAATACGCTAAATATTTTCATGAAATGTTGAATAGTGGGATTTATCTTCCTCCTGCCCAATTTGAAGCCCTTTTTGTTTCATTAGCTCATTCAGAAGAGGATATTCAAAAGACGATTGATGCCCACACTAAAGCAATAAAACAAATCTAA
- a CDS encoding hemerythrin family protein yields the protein MSLITWNSSLQLGNKTVDAQHQKLVDLINELHDSMKAGKGKEQLGKTLTELVDYTVYHFQTEEKLFEQYSYPEKEGHKKIHTDLLQTAGKIKEDFDSGKIVLAMEVLEFLKKWLNDHILGSDKKSVNYLISKGVN from the coding sequence ATGTCATTAATAACATGGAATAGCTCGCTTCAGTTAGGGAATAAAACTGTTGATGCACAGCACCAAAAATTAGTTGATTTAATAAATGAATTGCACGATAGCATGAAAGCTGGCAAGGGTAAAGAGCAACTGGGTAAAACTTTGACCGAGCTGGTGGATTACACCGTTTATCATTTTCAAACTGAGGAAAAACTGTTTGAGCAATACAGCTATCCTGAAAAAGAGGGCCATAAAAAAATCCATACCGATTTATTACAAACCGCCGGTAAAATTAAGGAGGATTTCGACTCCGGGAAAATTGTACTAGCAATGGAAGTGTTGGAATTTCTCAAAAAATGGCTCAATGATCACATACTGGGAAGCGATAAGAAATCGGTTAATTATTTAATTTCAAAGGGTGTTAATTAA
- a CDS encoding bacteriohemerythrin, which produces MALISWNENYSVKIRDIDDQHKKLIDLINELHDAMKSGRGKEVVGKTLSELLKYTSNHFGFEEKLFAQYNYPEGRTHSKTHKDLIDQLKEFISKYESGQNTLSIELMNFLKDWLTNHIMGTDKKYTSFLNSKGIK; this is translated from the coding sequence ATGGCTTTAATAAGCTGGAATGAAAATTATTCCGTTAAAATAAGAGATATTGATGATCAGCATAAAAAACTGATTGACCTTATAAACGAGTTGCATGACGCAATGAAAAGCGGGCGGGGAAAAGAGGTTGTAGGTAAAACTCTATCGGAGTTGTTAAAATATACTTCAAATCATTTTGGATTTGAGGAAAAATTATTTGCACAGTATAACTACCCAGAAGGGAGAACACATTCCAAAACTCACAAAGACCTAATTGATCAACTAAAAGAGTTTATCTCAAAGTATGAGTCGGGGCAAAACACACTCTCTATTGAATTGATGAATTTTCTGAAAGATTGGTTGACCAACCATATCATGGGAACTGATAAAAAGTACACCTCATTTTTAAATTCAAAAGGAATAAAATAA